In one Thioclava sp. ES.031 genomic region, the following are encoded:
- a CDS encoding DegT/DnrJ/EryC1/StrS aminotransferase family protein, translating to MTIPFLDLSAAYHELKTEIDTAVNRVLESGWYVLGPEVEIFETEWAAFCEADHAVGLGNGLDALVLALRALEVLPGDEVIVPSNTYIATWLAVSAVGATPVPVEPDPATQNIDPGRIAAAITSRTKALLPVHLYGQPADLDPILELARDKEIAVIEDAAQAHGARYKGRRIGAHGDVVCWSFYPGKNLGGFGDGGAVTTNRADLADRIRMLRNYGSREKYVNEVKGVNSRLDPIQAAVLRAKLPHLDSWTERRREIAAAYGQGLADSGLILPQEPNWAEPVWHLYVVRSPARGALQARLKTAGVGTLIHYPVPPHMQDAYAELGIPAESLPLARQLAGEVLSLPIGPQLRLDEAHKVIQAVFKITE from the coding sequence ATGACCATCCCCTTCCTCGACCTGAGCGCCGCCTACCACGAGCTGAAAACCGAGATCGACACCGCCGTAAACCGAGTGCTTGAAAGCGGCTGGTATGTCCTTGGCCCCGAGGTCGAAATATTCGAAACCGAATGGGCAGCCTTTTGCGAGGCGGACCATGCTGTCGGCCTTGGCAATGGCCTAGACGCGCTCGTCCTGGCGCTGCGTGCGCTGGAGGTGCTGCCGGGCGACGAGGTGATCGTGCCGTCGAACACCTATATCGCCACCTGGCTTGCTGTCAGCGCAGTAGGCGCAACGCCGGTACCGGTCGAGCCCGACCCGGCAACCCAAAACATCGACCCGGGGCGCATCGCGGCCGCGATCACCTCCCGCACCAAGGCATTGCTGCCCGTTCACCTATATGGGCAACCGGCCGACCTCGATCCGATCCTCGAACTTGCTCGCGACAAGGAAATCGCCGTGATCGAGGACGCAGCCCAGGCCCATGGCGCGCGCTACAAGGGACGCCGGATCGGCGCCCATGGCGACGTAGTGTGCTGGAGTTTTTACCCCGGCAAGAATCTCGGTGGGTTTGGTGACGGGGGGGCGGTGACGACCAACCGCGCCGACCTGGCCGATCGCATCCGGATGCTACGCAACTACGGCAGCCGCGAAAAATACGTCAACGAGGTCAAGGGCGTGAACTCGCGCCTCGATCCGATCCAGGCAGCGGTGCTGCGCGCGAAGCTACCCCATCTTGACAGCTGGACCGAACGCCGCCGCGAGATCGCCGCCGCCTATGGCCAAGGACTGGCGGACAGCGGCCTGATCTTGCCCCAGGAGCCCAACTGGGCGGAGCCGGTCTGGCACCTTTATGTAGTTCGCTCGCCCGCGCGTGGTGCCTTGCAGGCGCGCCTGAAGACGGCCGGGGTGGGCACCTTGATCCACTATCCCGTCCCGCCGCATATGCAGGACGCCTATGCCGAGTTGGGGATCCCCGCCGAAAGCCTGCCGCTTGCGCGGCAATTGGCAGGCGAAGTGTTGAGCCTGCCGATTGGGCCGCAGCTGAGGCTGGACGAGGCGCACAAGGTCATCCAGGCAGTTTTCAAAATAACTGAATGA
- a CDS encoding FdtA/QdtA family cupin domain-containing protein — translation MNPSRIKAPRGSVRMIDLPQIHDPRGDLTFVEGGNHIPFDIRRVYYLYNVPVDSDRGGHAHRKLEQIVFALSGSFRIKIDDGETKSEYWLRDPRKGLYISRMIWREIDSFSQGAVCMVLASRSYEETDYYRNYDDFLAAI, via the coding sequence ATGAACCCCTCCAGAATAAAGGCACCGCGCGGCTCGGTCCGCATGATCGATCTGCCACAAATCCACGACCCCCGCGGCGACTTGACCTTTGTCGAGGGTGGCAACCATATCCCCTTTGACATCCGCCGGGTCTATTACCTCTATAACGTGCCCGTAGATTCCGACCGCGGAGGCCATGCCCACAGGAAACTCGAGCAGATCGTCTTCGCCCTGTCCGGCAGTTTCCGGATAAAGATCGACGATGGCGAGACTAAATCGGAATACTGGCTCCGCGATCCCCGCAAGGGTCTCTACATCAGCCGCATGATCTGGCGAGAAATCGACAGCTTCAGCCAAGGCGCAGTTTGCATGGTACTGGCCTCGCGATCCTATGAGGAGACGGATTACTACCGCAACTATGACGACTTCCTCGCGGCCATCTAG
- a CDS encoding NAD(P)-dependent oxidoreductase: protein MISVVGGSGFIGTRFCQLLSERGIAFEIIDLKYSRRFPDRTKIADIRDIASVRAELSGDVIVHLAAVHRDDVRDPVLYAQTNIEGTRNLCQVATETGVDKIVFTSSVAVYGFAEPGTGETGKINPFNEYGRTKFEAEEVLRDWQVAGQGQRSLIIVRPTVVFGEGNRGNVFNLLNQIASGRFLMVGSGANRKSMAYVGNIAAFLQHSLTVDCHYGVFNYVDDPDFDMNTLVTEVRGTLTGAKSVGPRLPYAVGLAMGHAADLVARLTKRNLPLSAIRVKKFCGTTSFASAKGALDGFVPPYTLRDGLTRTLEAEFLSPDPDSEVFFTE from the coding sequence ATGATTAGTGTCGTCGGCGGCTCCGGTTTTATTGGCACCCGCTTCTGTCAACTTCTATCTGAGCGAGGCATTGCCTTCGAGATCATCGATCTCAAGTACAGCCGCCGCTTTCCCGACCGGACCAAGATCGCCGACATTCGCGATATCGCCTCTGTGCGGGCCGAATTGAGTGGCGATGTGATCGTCCATCTTGCTGCTGTCCATCGCGACGACGTACGCGATCCTGTGCTTTACGCGCAGACCAATATCGAAGGGACACGCAACCTATGCCAGGTCGCCACCGAGACCGGGGTCGACAAGATTGTCTTCACGAGCAGCGTTGCCGTCTACGGTTTCGCCGAACCGGGCACCGGTGAAACAGGGAAGATCAATCCGTTCAATGAATACGGGCGCACCAAATTCGAGGCCGAAGAGGTGCTACGAGACTGGCAGGTTGCCGGTCAAGGACAGCGGTCCCTCATCATTGTGCGCCCGACCGTGGTCTTCGGTGAAGGCAATCGCGGCAATGTTTTCAACCTACTGAACCAGATCGCCTCGGGCCGCTTCTTGATGGTGGGATCGGGAGCCAACCGCAAGTCCATGGCCTATGTGGGCAATATCGCGGCCTTCCTCCAGCATTCCTTGACAGTCGACTGCCACTATGGCGTTTTCAACTATGTCGACGATCCGGATTTCGACATGAACACGCTGGTGACCGAAGTGCGCGGGACCCTTACCGGCGCCAAGAGTGTAGGCCCTCGTCTGCCATACGCGGTAGGTCTGGCAATGGGGCATGCCGCTGACCTCGTGGCGCGGCTAACTAAGCGCAACCTACCGCTGAGCGCGATCAGGGTGAAGAAATTTTGCGGGACAACCAGCTTTGCCTCGGCTAAGGGGGCACTAGATGGTTTTGTTCCTCCTTACACCCTGAGAGATGGGCTGACACGCACGTTGGAGGCTGAATTCCTCTCGCCCGATCCAGATAGTGAAGTCTTCTTCACCGAGTAA
- the rfbC gene encoding dTDP-4-dehydrorhamnose 3,5-epimerase, with amino-acid sequence MFISPTPIRDLNVITPKRFGDHRGFFSESYSAKRFAEAGIDIGFVQDNHSVSEAVGTVRGLHFQAPPHAQAKLVRCGRGRLWDVAVDIRKGSPTYGQWFGTELSFETGKQLLIPAGFAHGFVTLEPGTEIVYKCSDYYAPECEGAIRWDDPDLGIDWPLSAGIEPVLSGKDAEAPLFAALNSPFTWEGAA; translated from the coding sequence ATGTTTATTAGCCCCACGCCAATCCGAGACTTGAATGTGATCACTCCCAAGCGATTCGGCGATCACCGTGGATTTTTCTCCGAGAGCTATTCGGCGAAGCGATTTGCCGAGGCCGGGATCGATATCGGCTTCGTGCAGGACAACCATTCGGTCTCCGAGGCTGTCGGCACCGTGCGCGGGTTGCATTTTCAAGCCCCGCCCCATGCGCAGGCGAAGCTCGTGCGCTGTGGGCGTGGGCGGCTCTGGGATGTCGCCGTCGATATCCGCAAGGGCAGCCCGACCTACGGCCAGTGGTTCGGCACCGAGCTGAGCTTCGAGACCGGCAAGCAGCTTCTGATCCCTGCAGGCTTCGCACATGGGTTCGTCACGCTCGAGCCGGGGACCGAGATCGTCTACAAATGTTCGGATTACTACGCGCCCGAATGCGAAGGCGCGATCCGCTGGGACGATCCGGATCTGGGCATCGACTGGCCGCTTTCCGCAGGAATAGAGCCTGTTTTGTCCGGAAAGGATGCCGAAGCACCCCTGTTTGCCGCGCTCAATAGCCCCTTCACCTGGGAGGGCGCAGCATGA
- a CDS encoding O-antigen translocase, with amino-acid sequence MSSTNSYRTILRSSSIIAGAQVVNILVGLIRMKIIAVLIGPAGVGLLGLYANLLQTATMIAGLGLDNVGTRQIATAHAEGSVNAAGRRRRIMFWGAALLAALGALIFWLSSGLIAQVVLGDSERAHYLAWLSIGVALNVGAVSQSALLTGMRRIGDLGRISILAGVLGTVANLAIVWVWGMHGLIAIVLVTPVATFLLGHIFVSRLGPAKGERPTLKEMAREWGQMARLGFAFMISGLVATIGILMMRTLVQRELGPDALGQFQAAWAIGMTYLGFVLGAMGTDYFPRLATVINDPKTATRLVNEQTEVALLLAAPILLTMLGFLPWLIKLLYTQDFAPAVEVLRWQLLGDILKVMSWPLGFVIIAAGAGKTFVATEAIGMAVLLLAAFVGLPITGITSTGIAFLAMYTVYLPLVYWLAYRLIRFRFNRAVQRQALTLIIAALAVDITGRWNAPLGASLGLVSAIAMGLWALVRLADMTGATGKLGRIASLGRRLRAWMNRRTAE; translated from the coding sequence ATGAGTAGCACAAACTCCTACCGCACAATCCTGCGCTCCTCGTCGATCATAGCCGGGGCGCAGGTCGTCAACATCCTGGTCGGGCTGATCCGGATGAAGATCATCGCTGTACTTATCGGGCCCGCAGGCGTCGGCCTCCTCGGGCTCTATGCCAATCTGCTTCAGACGGCGACCATGATCGCGGGGCTCGGCCTAGACAACGTCGGCACAAGACAGATCGCCACCGCTCATGCGGAAGGCAGTGTAAATGCCGCTGGACGTAGACGACGGATCATGTTTTGGGGCGCCGCGCTTCTGGCAGCGTTGGGGGCGCTAATCTTCTGGCTTTCCAGCGGGCTGATTGCCCAAGTTGTGCTTGGCGATTCAGAAAGAGCACACTATTTAGCTTGGCTGTCTATCGGAGTCGCGCTCAATGTTGGCGCGGTCTCTCAGAGCGCCCTGCTCACCGGCATGCGGCGGATCGGAGATCTTGGACGCATCAGCATTCTGGCGGGCGTTCTCGGCACTGTCGCCAACCTTGCCATTGTCTGGGTCTGGGGGATGCACGGGCTGATCGCGATAGTCCTGGTCACGCCGGTGGCCACCTTCCTTTTGGGCCATATCTTCGTGTCTCGCCTTGGTCCGGCTAAGGGCGAGCGACCGACACTGAAAGAGATGGCGCGCGAGTGGGGCCAAATGGCGCGCCTCGGTTTCGCTTTCATGATCAGTGGCTTGGTCGCGACCATCGGCATACTCATGATGCGAACATTGGTGCAGCGCGAGCTGGGCCCTGACGCACTGGGGCAATTCCAGGCAGCTTGGGCAATCGGGATGACCTATCTCGGCTTTGTCCTCGGCGCGATGGGCACCGACTATTTTCCGCGCCTAGCCACAGTCATAAACGATCCCAAAACCGCAACGCGGCTGGTGAACGAGCAAACAGAGGTTGCTCTTCTGCTCGCCGCACCCATCCTGCTAACAATGCTTGGCTTCTTGCCTTGGCTAATCAAATTGCTTTACACGCAGGACTTCGCCCCGGCTGTCGAGGTGTTGCGATGGCAGTTGTTGGGGGACATCCTGAAGGTGATGAGCTGGCCGTTAGGCTTCGTCATCATTGCAGCGGGGGCGGGCAAAACATTTGTTGCGACAGAAGCGATCGGGATGGCGGTTCTCCTGCTCGCCGCCTTCGTCGGATTGCCAATCACTGGCATTACATCGACGGGGATTGCATTTCTGGCAATGTATACGGTCTACCTTCCTCTTGTATACTGGCTGGCCTACCGCCTCATCCGGTTTCGCTTCAATCGCGCCGTACAGCGGCAAGCTCTCACCCTAATTATAGCGGCACTTGCCGTGGACATCACTGGCCGATGGAACGCACCGCTCGGGGCCTCGCTTGGTCTCGTTAGCGCGATCGCGATGGGCCTTTGGGCGCTGGTGCGGCTTGCCGACATGACGGGCGCGACAGGCAAGCTTGGCCGGATTGCAAGCCTGGGAAGGCGACTGAGGGCATGGATGAATCGAAGGACAGCAGAATGA
- a CDS encoding glycosyltransferase — MNDMKSGPTAAHGLPKGFEGGFTVLMAVYGGDDPERFTRALESVFANSLPPDQMLLVVDGPVPDALETQIDKLQATELCVRVHRLPENRGLAMALNAGLALVETEWVVRADSDDINRPDRFAKQAAAINATSSPIDLLGGAIQEIDFDDAPMAVRRTTEGPENIRKFARKRNPFNHMTVAYRTAPTREVGGYPNIHLKEDYALWASLLKAGARVENLPEILVDATTGHDMYRRRGGTRYALAEFQLQQHLVRCGLKSWPYAIVHGLARSIIFLLPAPARAQFYRLVLRG; from the coding sequence ATGAATGATATGAAATCGGGACCGACCGCCGCCCATGGCTTGCCCAAGGGATTCGAGGGTGGTTTCACGGTTCTCATGGCTGTCTACGGGGGCGATGACCCGGAGCGGTTCACCCGCGCCCTCGAAAGCGTATTCGCCAACAGTCTTCCGCCCGATCAGATGCTCTTGGTCGTGGACGGACCGGTCCCGGACGCGCTCGAAACGCAAATCGACAAGCTGCAGGCCACGGAGCTCTGCGTCCGGGTGCATCGCCTGCCCGAGAACCGGGGCCTGGCCATGGCTTTGAATGCTGGCTTGGCACTGGTCGAAACCGAATGGGTAGTGCGGGCTGATTCAGATGACATTAATCGTCCTGATCGCTTTGCCAAGCAGGCCGCCGCCATCAACGCAACGTCATCTCCGATCGACCTGCTCGGCGGGGCAATACAAGAGATCGACTTCGACGACGCGCCGATGGCAGTCCGGCGCACGACCGAGGGGCCCGAGAACATTCGCAAATTTGCCCGCAAACGCAATCCGTTCAACCATATGACCGTCGCCTATCGCACCGCGCCTACGCGTGAAGTAGGGGGCTATCCTAATATCCATCTCAAGGAAGATTATGCACTGTGGGCGAGCTTGCTGAAAGCCGGAGCGCGAGTGGAGAACCTCCCCGAGATTTTAGTGGACGCAACAACTGGGCACGATATGTATCGCCGCCGGGGCGGGACACGATATGCTTTGGCCGAGTTTCAACTCCAGCAGCACCTAGTCCGTTGCGGCTTAAAATCTTGGCCGTATGCAATTGTCCACGGTCTAGCTCGCTCAATTATCTTCCTTTTGCCAGCGCCCGCTAGAGCGCAGTTCTATCGTTTAGTCCTGCGAGGCTGA
- a CDS encoding glycosyltransferase, with the protein MTGTQQDRPLVTFALFAFNQEKYIHAAVEGALAQTYEPLEIILSDDCSTDRTFEIMQEMVANYDGPHRLVLRRNSPNLGLIEHVNLVFGIASAEYIVAAAGDDVSVPHRVEKLFSCFEEMPLLIHSDCACMDERGRSLPYGKPKTDIEDRNLLDICRSRALYLGATGAWHKDLVRMFGPITQLDTYEDLVLGYRAALAGRVAYVDEALVRYRVGTGTTSEEPEQHLRRAKAIQVRKAALGSLRQRKSDTLKHAPDRHDLLRLIERQICVESAVIQFRTDMKSFILHYSYRWPVVSYLARAATGRMMRAVSLSQR; encoded by the coding sequence ATGACTGGCACCCAGCAAGATCGCCCACTCGTCACCTTCGCGCTATTCGCTTTCAATCAGGAGAAGTACATCCACGCAGCCGTCGAAGGGGCCTTGGCGCAAACCTACGAGCCGCTGGAGATCATCCTTTCCGACGATTGCTCAACGGACCGGACCTTTGAGATCATGCAGGAGATGGTAGCGAACTATGACGGGCCTCATCGGCTGGTCTTGCGCCGGAACTCGCCGAACCTCGGTTTGATTGAACATGTGAACCTAGTGTTCGGCATCGCGTCGGCCGAGTACATCGTTGCCGCCGCCGGCGATGACGTCTCCGTGCCCCATCGCGTGGAGAAGCTATTCTCCTGCTTCGAAGAAATGCCTTTGCTTATCCACTCCGACTGCGCCTGCATGGATGAGCGCGGCCGGTCCTTACCGTATGGGAAACCCAAGACGGACATAGAGGATAGAAACCTTCTGGACATTTGCCGCTCCAGAGCTCTCTACCTCGGCGCGACAGGCGCTTGGCACAAAGACCTCGTGAGGATGTTCGGACCGATAACGCAACTGGATACCTATGAAGACCTCGTGCTGGGATACAGGGCAGCATTAGCAGGTCGCGTAGCATATGTGGACGAAGCACTGGTGCGCTACCGGGTCGGCACCGGAACCACCTCAGAAGAACCCGAGCAACATCTCCGCAGAGCCAAGGCGATACAAGTTCGCAAAGCGGCTCTTGGATCGCTTAGGCAGAGGAAGAGTGATACCCTCAAGCATGCACCAGACAGGCATGATCTTTTGCGATTGATCGAGCGTCAGATATGCGTTGAGAGTGCCGTCATTCAATTCCGAACCGACATGAAATCCTTTATCCTTCATTATTCATATAGATGGCCGGTCGTTTCTTACTTGGCGAGAGCGGCCACGGGCAGGATGATGAGGGCTGTTTCTCTCTCGCAGCGATAG
- the rfbB gene encoding dTDP-glucose 4,6-dehydratase codes for MKILVTGGAGFIGSAVVRLAVSRGHEVVNLDALTYAACLENVAPVANSPLYAFEQADIRDPEALTAIFARHKPDAVMHLAAESHVDRSIDGPGAFIETNVMGTYNMLQAARAYWEGEGRPESFRFHHISTDEVYGTLGPTGQFTEETPYAPNSPYSASKAGSDHLVRAWHETYGLPVVLTNCSNNYGPYHFPEKLIPVVILNALAGKPLPIYGDGSNVRDWLYVEDHADALLLVLEKGALGRSYNIGGENERSNLELVQTICTILDKLRPGETPYADLITFVTDRPGHDARYAIDPTRIREELGWRPSVTVEEGLERTVRWYLENEDWWRPLLERHGVGERLGKA; via the coding sequence ATGAAGATCCTCGTCACCGGCGGTGCCGGGTTCATCGGCTCCGCAGTCGTCCGTCTCGCCGTCTCGCGCGGCCATGAGGTCGTCAACCTCGACGCGCTGACCTATGCCGCCTGCCTCGAGAATGTCGCGCCCGTCGCCAACAGCCCGCTCTACGCCTTCGAGCAGGCCGATATCCGCGATCCTGAGGCGCTGACGGCGATCTTCGCGCGCCACAAGCCTGACGCGGTGATGCATCTCGCGGCCGAAAGCCATGTCGACCGCTCGATCGACGGTCCGGGAGCCTTCATCGAGACGAACGTGATGGGCACCTACAACATGCTGCAGGCGGCGCGTGCCTACTGGGAGGGTGAAGGTCGCCCCGAGAGCTTCCGCTTCCATCACATCTCGACCGACGAGGTCTATGGCACGCTTGGCCCCACGGGCCAGTTCACCGAAGAGACGCCCTATGCGCCGAACAGTCCCTATTCCGCCTCGAAAGCGGGCTCGGACCATCTCGTGCGCGCCTGGCATGAGACCTATGGGCTGCCGGTCGTGCTCACGAACTGCTCGAACAATTACGGCCCCTACCACTTCCCGGAAAAGCTGATCCCGGTCGTGATCCTGAACGCGCTCGCGGGAAAGCCGCTGCCGATCTATGGCGACGGGTCCAACGTGCGCGATTGGCTCTATGTCGAGGATCACGCTGACGCGCTGCTTCTGGTGCTGGAGAAGGGTGCCTTGGGCCGAAGCTACAATATCGGCGGTGAGAACGAGCGGTCGAACCTCGAGTTGGTCCAGACGATCTGCACCATTCTCGACAAGCTGCGTCCGGGCGAGACGCCTTACGCCGATCTGATCACTTTCGTCACCGACCGCCCCGGCCACGATGCGCGCTACGCGATCGACCCGACCCGCATCCGCGAGGAGCTGGGCTGGCGTCCGAGCGTGACGGTCGAGGAAGGGCTCGAGCGCACGGTGCGCTGGTATCTCGAGAACGAGGATTGGTGGCGCCCGCTGCTGGAGCGGCACGGTGTCGGCGAAAGGCTGGGCAAGGCATGA
- a CDS encoding glycosyltransferase family A protein, whose product MTDAPLLSVLIPAYEYSEGVERILQALEPLSPDVELLIFDDSPAPDMAGLIEEHASRWPGMRYHHNPSALGGPLGAGNNWNALLDAARGRYCLLMHHDEMPLGPEFCSRLRTALMDRTAPDVLLLDVVLLDGALRPLRRHVPAWLRWSVVRYAPGYLFRRNVIGPTASLVVRREYFPRFDPSLRWLIDVELYVRLCRARLKWQRLAGLEVGSVQRSDGTITASLSSELHHIDAAERVALRPRFPRDRLWLGAPVGGALRAVEQVLWLSLRIVERAWTRLVRLKPRSSR is encoded by the coding sequence GTGACCGACGCGCCGCTTCTCAGCGTCCTCATCCCCGCCTATGAGTATTCCGAGGGTGTGGAGCGTATCCTGCAGGCGCTGGAACCGTTGTCGCCGGATGTCGAGTTGTTGATCTTCGACGATTCCCCAGCCCCAGACATGGCCGGTCTGATAGAGGAGCATGCAAGCCGATGGCCGGGCATGCGATACCATCACAATCCGTCCGCACTGGGCGGGCCGCTGGGGGCGGGCAACAACTGGAATGCGCTGCTCGACGCAGCGCGCGGCCGTTACTGCCTGCTCATGCATCATGACGAGATGCCGCTGGGGCCGGAGTTCTGCAGCCGGCTTCGGACTGCCCTGATGGATAGAACCGCGCCGGATGTTTTGCTGCTCGATGTCGTCCTGCTCGACGGTGCATTGCGGCCGCTGCGCCGCCACGTTCCGGCCTGGCTGCGTTGGAGCGTGGTGCGATACGCTCCGGGCTACCTGTTCCGGCGCAATGTCATCGGGCCGACCGCCTCGCTGGTGGTCCGACGCGAGTATTTTCCGCGTTTCGACCCGTCGCTGCGCTGGCTGATCGATGTCGAGCTCTACGTTCGGCTTTGCAGAGCCAGACTGAAATGGCAGAGGCTGGCTGGCTTGGAAGTCGGTTCGGTACAACGAAGCGACGGCACGATCACGGCGTCTCTGAGCAGCGAGCTTCATCATATCGACGCTGCTGAACGCGTGGCGCTCCGGCCCCGCTTCCCCCGCGACCGGCTCTGGCTCGGCGCCCCGGTCGGCGGCGCCCTGCGCGCGGTCGAGCAGGTCCTATGGCTCTCGCTGCGCATCGTGGAGCGCGCCTGGACGCGCCTGGTTCGATTGAAACCGAGGAGTTCCCGATGA
- a CDS encoding DUF3431 domain-containing protein, which produces MSNEFHLSEMRKSYPNAITASVAPVRRCFCISFYEGSLDLLKYVDDDFFIYFKGEMNRTAHDDFADERKAWIPNTGYNLHAYLDFIVRNYEDLPDIVVFCKNSTYPRHVSEAIFARLSQRNVYTPIVDPESWEGMRFPVAVRSSAGDYLEINDSWYARDRRGRYFDDFTSFFNFIFAEAAYPTYVRFGPGGNVVVPRNNILLRSRAFYQNLLSFIDYEPLALESFFVERSLDAIFCAPFEESAEMRQVLDNEALAQLAARPRRPLPGHKPWRRALTKLHYTAARLSNAAFGMPRG; this is translated from the coding sequence ATGAGCAACGAATTCCATCTGTCTGAAATGCGAAAATCATACCCAAATGCAATAACCGCATCCGTAGCGCCTGTGCGCCGATGTTTCTGCATCTCTTTCTACGAAGGTTCACTCGACTTGCTGAAATATGTCGACGATGACTTTTTCATCTATTTCAAAGGGGAGATGAACCGCACCGCCCACGATGATTTTGCAGATGAGCGTAAGGCTTGGATCCCGAATACCGGCTACAATTTGCATGCCTACCTAGACTTCATAGTACGCAACTACGAGGATCTGCCTGACATCGTGGTGTTCTGTAAAAACAGCACTTATCCCAGACACGTTTCGGAAGCGATCTTTGCTCGACTGAGCCAACGAAATGTCTACACCCCCATCGTCGACCCGGAAAGCTGGGAGGGCATGCGCTTCCCGGTTGCGGTGCGATCAAGCGCAGGGGATTACCTCGAGATCAACGACAGTTGGTACGCCCGCGATCGGCGGGGACGCTATTTCGACGATTTTACAAGCTTTTTCAACTTCATCTTCGCGGAGGCAGCGTACCCGACCTACGTGCGCTTCGGCCCTGGCGGCAACGTGGTAGTACCGCGCAACAACATCCTGCTGCGCAGTCGGGCTTTTTACCAGAACCTGCTGAGCTTCATCGACTATGAGCCCTTGGCCCTAGAGTCATTTTTTGTCGAGCGGTCGCTCGATGCGATTTTCTGCGCCCCATTCGAGGAAAGCGCAGAAATGCGCCAAGTACTCGACAACGAAGCCTTGGCGCAACTCGCTGCTCGCCCCCGTCGTCCCCTGCCCGGGCACAAGCCCTGGCGACGTGCGCTGACCAAACTTCACTATACGGCCGCACGCCTGAGCAATGCTGCTTTTGGAATGCCCCGTGGCTAA
- a CDS encoding alpha-1,2-fucosyltransferase, giving the protein MILANLIGGLGNQMFQYACATALARETGQELRFCVDGFSAYAADRALALESVFGIALPRATQADLAGVIGGWRSGTTMRRLLARPAAAPLRGCKFVAEKGFSHRPDLRARLGDGGYLHGYWQSERYFNAHAAAIRDAFRFSVPLEPENQALAARIAAGPAIGLHVRRGDYLNNAKVLALHGLCNPGYYREAIARLQAQHPEAKLFAFSDDPDWVEQQILNNLPDSECVRHNGGQQSYRDMQMMALCDHQIIANSSFSWWAAWLNPKPHKRIIAPRQWFADPSLDASNIVPQEWERL; this is encoded by the coding sequence ATGATCCTTGCCAATCTGATTGGTGGCCTAGGCAACCAAATGTTCCAATATGCCTGCGCCACCGCGCTGGCGCGCGAGACCGGGCAAGAGCTACGCTTCTGCGTCGACGGTTTCTCGGCCTATGCGGCCGACCGCGCCTTGGCCCTGGAAAGCGTCTTCGGCATCGCGCTGCCACGGGCGACGCAAGCCGATCTTGCCGGCGTCATCGGCGGCTGGCGCAGCGGCACCACCATGCGGCGGCTGCTGGCCCGTCCCGCCGCCGCGCCGCTGCGGGGTTGCAAATTCGTTGCCGAGAAGGGCTTTTCCCACCGCCCGGACCTCCGCGCGCGGCTGGGCGATGGCGGCTACCTGCACGGCTATTGGCAAAGCGAGCGCTACTTCAATGCCCATGCCGCGGCAATTCGCGATGCCTTCCGGTTCTCCGTTCCGCTCGAGCCGGAGAACCAAGCCCTTGCCGCACGCATCGCCGCCGGCCCGGCCATCGGCCTGCATGTGCGCCGCGGCGACTATCTCAACAATGCCAAGGTTCTGGCGCTGCACGGGCTATGCAACCCCGGATATTACCGCGAGGCAATCGCCCGACTCCAGGCCCAGCACCCCGAAGCGAAGCTGTTCGCCTTTTCCGACGATCCCGACTGGGTGGAGCAACAGATATTGAATAACCTGCCGGACAGCGAATGCGTTCGCCACAACGGCGGACAGCAAAGCTATCGGGACATGCAGATGATGGCCCTGTGCGATCACCAGATCATTGCCAACAGCTCCTTCAGCTGGTGGGCCGCATGGCTAAATCCGAAACCGCACAAGCGGATCATCGCGCCCAGACAGTGGTTTGCTGATCCGTCACTGGATGCGTCGAATATCGTGCCGCAGGAATGGGAGCGCCTCTGA